TCTCAGTCTGATGTAAACACATTAAACGCCACCGCGCATCGTGCACAAAATCTCAACAACTGTTGCCGCCGTCACTTTTGAAAAGGTATCGTTGGAATATCCWAACATCTATCCCACCCAGTCATGTCTaaggtaaaatatatatatttcctaAACAGTTTAAAGATTTAGCRCACGTTGCTAGTTTATTCTCTTAACCGAATGAAAAGCGATGTTGAGTTTCTTACCTACGTGAAGAGGAAGGGCGGTcgataaatgtttgaaaaaaatgaaaacaaaagtaaagaaacGCATTTCTGTGRCGACTGCTCCTTGTCCGTCGCAATTTAAACAGTTTCAGCGTTTAGAAGCGTCTAACAGGTTCGAGATAGCCAGGGTTATTTTAAGCCATTTAAGAAGAGCGCAAAGAATTAGTCCAGCACATCAACTACAACATTTAAAAGACGCTGCTTGACAGGCAGGGACTGACAACACAGAACACTCCCCGCCCCTTTTCTCAGCAACGCGGACATTATGTTAAAACAGCCCTRTAGCGCGGCTCTTATTGGCTCTCAGGATTCTCCAGGTTCACCTATTCCTCTGAATACCAAAGAGGTGATAAAACTAAAGATGAGTCACACAGACCAAATGTGAAAGCCTGACTAAAAGTGAACAATGACtctttgcacacacacacacacacacaaaaatgtatttagagtTGCTCCACTTTCATATTATTTCTCTGTCTTTGAAAATACGAAGTCTGTGTAGTCCTGCAGTCCGGTGTTCAGTGAGCTGACCTTTACAATATTTCTTTCCTGAAGTGCAGTGAGAGGTGAATTTACCAGCGCTGGTAGTCGTGGGTTATCTCCTGTGCTTTGTTTATGGCGCCCTGCAAAAACAGTTTATTGGCTCTGGAGCTATTTACATGCCACCATATATCAGAGGTTGCACATATTCGTTAAAATTTGCACTTCTGGCAATTTGTTTCTCTTACATTGTTCACACATACACGACTATGCAAACTCCTTCAAAAGATTTGTTCCTACAGTCCAGTAAGTCcagtaagcagaaaaaaacaatgaaatcctgtgcttctttttttaaatatctaattttTGTTCTGTCTTTAGAACTTTCCGGTTTTTCAGAAGCGGGTATTGTTTTCCTTAGCTGTTCTGGTTTGTCCTACCTTCAATCTGGAATCCGCTATTAACCTCCCATGGATATTTTTAGACAGTGGTGGGTGAAAGTGAAAGCTAAGTAGGATAAATTAATTTGCCTTTAAGTATTAATCATGCATATTTTTTGTGAGAAATGAAAGAGTTAAAGTTAATTCAACATCCATGTATTCTGTGTTAAGATGAACCCAAGATACCTAATATAGCAGACATAATattttgttgatgaaaaagaaTAGAGGCGCTTTCTCCtttatcaacaaaaatattatttctcatGCAAATACATGGTTTTAWctttatttattctgctttctAAGCTTAAGTGATGATTGCAACTCTTCTCTTAGTgctacagcaaaaaaaacatgtaagttCACATAACAACACAAACTTGTTCTTGGCTCTTTaaggtttttcaaagaaatatcAGTAAAGCCCTGAGCAAAAAGGAGGAGCCAGGAGAGAACTAAAGGTTAATTGCTTGGAGGCGTTCTTTTCTGAAATACttgaaagaaacacagaagaggAGCGGAAAGTTTTTGCTTCCCAAACCCATGCGAAGAAACCTTAATGTTATTCATTAAGGTTTCATCTGTGCCATTGCGACACAGATGAATTATCAATAAGAATAAATgactgttttgttcttttttcttgctTCAAGGTTTTTAGTCTGTGACAAATAATACAAGCTGCTTACAAACGTGTGAGCCGAAAAGATMTTTTCTCTCTGACACGTACACTTTTTGTAAGAGAACATTGCAGCagtaattgtttttctgtttgtgtgtataCTTAGAACATGTAAAACATGATGTTTTCCACATTAAGTGTTGCCTAGAGGTGARAGCTATCAAAACCCATCAAAGAATCAAAAACTACTTAACGCACAATCTCATTTATTgatgtaaagtttgttttgaattgCCCAGCAAACCTGTCACAGGATTTCTGAAGGAAATACGAGAACCCACAGGAAAAACATGTAcaaacagggggaaaaaaaaaaaaacttcatatgCAAAgctctttttttgctttgaaaaaatgtgtatTACCATTCCAGTGGTATTCAGGAAAGATTCTGAAGTGATAAGGAAGAATTGTTTGGATCCTAATGTCTTCATTAGGCCTTGGTCAACTGTAAGRGCCTCGATCTTGTGCAGGCGTGTTCTAAAAGGGGAAGCTATGCAGATGGGAAGTGCCTGTATAAACAAAGTGCTGTGGGAGAATAATGGTTTTTAGAAGGCAACCAGTTAAGCTTTATGAAATTCAGTAAGGCTTTTGTTCTGTTATATTGTTACTGACCGCAGGAACTTATCCTGTTCAAGCTGTTGCTGTGAAATTCGTACTGATATGTTCACATAACCAATATTCCTTAACTTATGATTTAGCCGTTATTCTACTCTGACCTGCTTTGCGTTTTACAGAATGACTAAGTGACCCGTTAATAATTAGACCTTGCTTTTAGAGTTTCTAAAAGGTTAGGTGAAAATTCTTTCTAACGGGTTTGTGGAGCAAAGATCATGATCTGTAATAAAGATAAAGCTTTTGTGTCAAGGAGAAATCGGTTAAACGTCTTTTTGTTAAGGTGATATGATAAAAGGGGGCACTACTGAATACTGGGAAGTTATGAAGGTGTTGGTCGAACTTTGAAACAAGTTTGCtcttgattaaaacaaaaacaactaacgTTAGTACACCACACAAACACGCATCATGTCAACAGAGAGTGTTTTCTAGCTGAAACTATCTcaggaaaaaagtatttccttgtttttgttttgcaacaaaacaGCATGCATGTTGGGGAGATAGTAACGAATAAAGGGAAGAGAGTTAATATTGGGAAGCTTTTTCAACCTGCCTTCTACACAAGAGGGTATAAAAAAGACTCAGACTgaacttgagctattttgcgAAGATGAATGGGCTGAATCTGTAAAYAAGTGTAAGGTTGatacacaaaaagaaatacagtaTTGACTCAAGCGAGCCAAAACAGCTGCACACGTTAAGCTTTTCATTTgtcaaagtgacaaaaaaagaagaaacaaaatattttataattttcagTCCACTTTAcaattttgaagtattttgttCTGGTCTCTATCAAAACATTCCTATTAAATTctgaggttttaatgtgacaacgTGTAGAAATACCTTTGAACTgcaatgtaattattatttaaattatctcCCACACTTACATTTAATAGTTAAAATATGAAAGTATACTGAATAAAATGCACCGGAGAACTGTTGTCTTTACtcatcgtgttttttttttttgtttgtttttttgtttttagcaacagCGTCCTCTTCTGTTCGAGGGCAGCAACTACTTCCACAGGATTGGCCAAGCGGTTGTCAGGATTGTTTACAGGAAACATGGCTTCTCTGTCTGTTGGAGAGCATCAAGAAATGGAAGGTGagtataaaaatgttcaaagaagTCATCGTGATCTGGCTGTACGGTTTGGGGAGAGtataaactatttaaaacagGTTGTGTGTTGTTACATTTTGGCGGTCTGGGTGGCCCGTTATTCTTGAAAGACCCAGACCTTCATCCTGGGTTTGTTAGCTAACACAAGGCGTTAGCTGACGTTATTTATCTAACATCTGGtcagtttgtgtttatgcaCGGTTGTTGGTGTATATGCTAGTGCAGTGTTGTAGGAAACACGAATACCTGTATTATTCGGACCGTATTTGCTTTTAATATGCTTCGATTTTCGCTCATTAGCTGTAGTCCAGTCAATTGCCGAGCTACCTAGCATGTTTAGCAGTCTGAGTCTGCAAATTTGAAATTGCTTATCTTCGCTAACGAATTGGTAAGAATCGAAATGTTGCCGAGACATTACATCAAGTGATCCTTAAGCCACTATTTTAAGTCTGTGGGGGTGAAATGTTAACTTTTTCGTACACTTAACCAGTGCATGCTACACAGGGCACACCGTGTATTCTCATAATAAATGTAATGGTCACGAGTAGCTTTCAGCCAGCCCTGGGTGCCTCTCGAGCCATCCGCTCATTTCTCAGTAGGTGTGTTGGCAACACTTTCACCAGAGTTGTAAGAAACATTATATTTCTTCTTAAAAATCATCAGGGTAACCCTGAACTGATACTAGGTTCAAGTGTGAGAGCTACATATTAggagagctgcagctttttgaAAGTATAAATTCTGCGCTGACTCAGGTTGCACTGAAActtgttaaatttaaagtatttacattttctgactgCTTCAGTTCTGTCGCTAAAAATAGACAACGAATGATAATTTTTGGGCATAGTCACGTCATCTTTGACTATTCTCAAAACTGtaatccaaagtaaataaaaagctgttacTGCAGCCAACTGGAGCAACGAGAGCAGTCACAGATTCACCTAATGAGCGCAGTAACCGAAATGGAGATTGACGTTGAACGACATGTAAAATCATCATGCARTTTATTATGTGCATCTATGCAAAAGCTCTGCTGCTTTGTAACAAAATAMATCTTGTTCTTTATGTCAGTGGACCGACGAGGTGAGTCTGAAGAGTCTGGTGATGATGACACCAGAAGAAGGAGTATCAACGGCGATGTGGACCCCAGTCAGACCGCAGGCACAAGTGAGTCRCGCTTTGCTCCCACATAAACAGCCaggaactgatttatttatgtttctgaatCACATAGTTGATTAAAAGCGGGGCCAAGCAGCTCCTGTGGGTTGAATTTTTCTATGCTAATTTATATTGcctttccatattttttttttcctaagtgTAATTTTGTTCTCTGTGAAGGTAAAGAAGAGTCCCCTGTTGACATGGACACCATAACCTTGGACCCAGAAGAAGAGGTTagaagatgttttctttaaacaattttttttgtccgttattttattattgtcataTAAATTCATACCTTTAATGTCTTGTGCATTGTCAGCTGATGTTCTCCTATTCTTTCTAGGATGTTGATCTCGTTCATTGTCGTATTGGAAAAATCGAAGGATTGGAAGTTCTACAGAAGGCCAAAGTAAGCAAGCTGaatatttaggttttattgattttagaaGTAGAGATGTGAGTGCAGTACGCAaaactgagtttatttttgtactctTTTGATCTATAAAAATAGATCATAttctgggagttttttttttttcttcaaaatgactgttttttttctttctgttctttgtCTCTATGCTTCTCCAGACACTATCCTTAAGACAGAACCTCATCAAAAAGATAGAAAACCTTGAGAGCTTGAGCTCGCTACAAGAACTAGATCTCTACGACAATCAGATCCGCAAACTAGAGAACCTGAGCAACCTCAAAGAATTAGAGTAAGTGTGGTTAGAGGAAAATATGTGTATTTAAGCCTGAAAATACCAATCTGATGTTgactttaataaatgtttttggtgaCAATCTACCCACAGGATGCTTGACGTTTCCTTTAACATTCTGAGGAAAATGGAGAATTTGGAGGAGTTgaccaaaattaaaaaactcTTCCTGGTTCACAACAAAGTCACCGCCATCTCCAACATGGACCACCTCACAAGTCTGGAAATGTTGGAGCTGGGCTCCAATCGTATTAGGGTAAGTCAAAGAGAGTCTGTCTAAGTTGCATTCTTAAACCATCCGTAAATTAAGACagtgtcattttaatttgaccatGTCTTGTATTCGCAGGTCATCGAGAACCTAGACGCTCTTTCGTCACTGCAGAGTTTGTTTCTTGGAACcaataaaataacaaagctTCAGAATCTGGACAGTTTACACAACCTGACTGTTTTAAGCATTCAGGTACCTGCAAACAAAGTATTTTCAGCACCTCAGGAATGTTAAAAGTGGAGTGATCAATACTTTCCTGCGTATTCCTTTGCAGAGTAACCGGATTACTAAAATCGAGGGACTACAGAACCTGGTCAACCTGAAAGAACTCTACCTGAGCCACAATGGCATTGAGGTCATAGAGGGCCTGGAGAACAACGTGAGTTATGCAAGCTTCTGTTTACCAATAAGGGCCACATGACAGACTGTTTAATGGCGCACAAATGTCCCAACAGCTAGTCCCAACACGTTagcattttgtaaatgttcattactgtattttttattttattttttctacagaaaaaacTCACCACGCTGGACGTTGCTGCCAATCGAGTAAAGAAAATTGAGAACGTCAGCCACCTGACAGAGCTGCAGGAATTCTGGGTATGGATAGTTTTGAGGTTAAGAATAGTATTTACAATTTAGCTTTCAGATAACATTTATATGACTTTAGCCTCTTGTTTTCACTGAGTGGTAAAGCACGGTTCGGTGCGTTATTTCGTCTGCTTCTTTTCTAAAAACGGCCCTGTCGTACctcatattctaatttattgaatatggcTGAATATACAGCTACCCGAGACTTCAAGAAACAAGTGTTGGAAAATCAACTTGATGTGCCTTAGTCGAGTTGTGTGTCCTCTGTAAACAGACTGTGACTTACTGCTGCTTATTGAGAcataaaatgaacatatttagGCAGCTGCAAcctgtattttcttttgcatttgccCATAAGGTAACTAATATTGTAAAATGAAGGTTATTACTGTAGAACATTTTTGGTCCAGAGTTTTTACCTCTGAACACAAACACCGTGTGTGATGGTAAATTTGCTCTACAAAGCTTCTTGGATTGTTTTAATCTCAGACTACCTAACAATCATAGGATGTTACCAACAAATAAAccaactgctgttttcaaaacaaGAGGAAGGCTAtatataaatacagaaatattctCAGAAAACGGAAGGGAAAACCTTGTGAGCGTAGCCCTAGGGAATGCAAGGCCTCATTATCAGCATCCATATCAGAACATACAGCTGAGTCGGTGACGGTAAAGAAGGCGTGTGGCGTAAATCTCGAGAGCTCTGGCAGGAGCGCATGCTTGAATGTCTCGTGGCTCGTCCCTCTATACGCCAAAGGAGTGCCTGGTTGAACTCTGTTTTGAATCGGGGGCTAGCAATCAAAATTCACTCAGAGCTTTAAATATGAAGCAATTTGTGCTTTGTCCTCAATATCTTATCAGATTCTGCTGATCAGTGTACTTTTCAGATTAGACAGTCACTGGAAGATCTCTTCTTTCACTTAGACTCTgatgctgctgtgctgctgttcTTGCTTTGTAGACTACACTTCCTCTCCAATCTCATCTTACCCTTACATCTCATGTCTTGTCTACTCAACCCTTCCACCCTGATTCTGTATCAATCCAAAACTCcacctgaacattttttttttttttaacagaagcTGTCTTCGGTGTGAACACACTGACTTGATTATCTAAAAACCAAAAGCTCCAAACTGCTATACTTCTGATACAAATTGGGAAAGTCACTAAAAGTCAARCTTCTTCACTTATGCTTGCGTCGTATTTTGAATCTCTCCTCAGATGAACGATAACCAGATAGACAACTGGTCGGATCTTGACGAGCTGAAGAATGCCAAGTCCCTGGAGACGGTGTACCTGGAGCGGAACCCTCTACAGAAAGATCCTCAGTACAGAAGAAAGATCATGCTGGCACTGCCCACTGTGCGCCAGATCGACGCTACCTTTATTCGCTTCTAAGCTGTAGTGTACGACCCACCTGCCAAACCTCTCAGTGTTTCACCTCCCTGCCTGCCCTGCCCACTAAAACACCTCCTCAAACATATTGGCCTCACAATGTCATAATGTCACTCCAAAAAGGATATACATTCCAGCACAGAACTCACTCTACATGTACATGTATGCATGTATGCACTCATGCAAACCTCAATcagtgcttttgttttcaagcttttatttattaaggcGGAACTGGtgaaaatgggggaaaaaaaaaaaaaaccctacgcTCATTTCCTCGTGTTTCTTCTGCACTTTGTAGTTTgttcgtttttttctttttccctttttgtttcaaatttgtttGCATGTGGGATGCATTTAGGCGCCCCAGACCTGCTGTGSCCGTCAGGAAAATAAGGAATCGTTCTCACCAAACACATCAATGAAGTTGCACTGTTCTTATATTACCGGAAAGGGAGACAGATATTACTGTTTTGgggatttcttttcttctttttttttttttgttttgtatgttttaccACTTCGATGCTGTTAGCGTAGCTGAACCTGAAGAAAAGACGAGTTACAGATCAAAAATTTAAAGGGAAATTGTaacaagatgaaaaaatatatatataatcaacAAATATggttttctgcttcagcttaCTTAATATCTTGATctagagaacaaaaaaacatagaaagtgAAGCCTTAAAACATCTGATAATTAAAAGCAGGCTAGAAAAGTGGCTAATGCAGtcttttaaagaacaaattttttttttttttctgtatcattttaaataaactgacatcGTAACAAAGGGACATCTTTTGTTTCCCGGCAGCCTTGTCtattctttcaaatattttatgaaataggTTTAACAGCTGATTAAAGACCCCTGCAGCAAAGTAAAACTCACGATAACGTCAAAAGCTATCCATACAGATGGTATCCATGGTAccgtcacatttttttttttttgttaggcATTAAAGCTTGAAACAGCCTCTGATTACAGCTTTGGTCACAGGTgtttcatccattttatttaaacacctGACAATAAAATGTAGATTGTATCAGAGTTAAATGTATATTCTAATGGCTGGACCGATCAAAAAGTGtttacaaatgcaaaataaactcAGTGTTggcacaaaaacattcaaattcatTTAGATATGAATAGTCTGCTATTAGAATTTATGAATATCAACAAATCATAGTTGCTTAGATCAAATAATGACAAGACCACTCGAATCTATCTAACATTATCTGgcaagtttgttgtttataaGTCTTAGGTGCTCATGAATAACTCCCTGGTCCAACTGACTAGTGatgcatctttaaaataaaaaKATGTCACACCTCAGGGATAAAAGATCACAGAATAACTTATCAGAAAACAAATACTAAAAGTGCTAAACTAAGTTCACTTTCTCTTGTCATCTAATGTCTATGTCACTGGGCTTTAGTTGACAAATTAAAGCCTACAATTTTTTGtagacataaaaatgtcagRATAAAACTAGTTTATACCATAGAGTAAGTCATTTAAATGGCAACAAATTGTCAAAGGAAGCAACTGCCTTTTTAAAACCTCATGTTAAGAATTAGAGATCCTATCAAAACCTTTAGCCCATATAGCAGCTATGGAACCATATAAAACTATCTGCAAGGATGTTACGCATTACTAATGTGAT
The Poecilia reticulata strain Guanapo linkage group LG17, Guppy_female_1.0+MT, whole genome shotgun sequence DNA segment above includes these coding regions:
- the ppp1r7 gene encoding protein phosphatase 1 regulatory subunit 7 → MASLSVGEHQEMEVDRRGESEESGDDDTRRRSINGDVDPSQTAGTSKEESPVDMDTITLDPEEEDVDLVHCRIGKIEGLEVLQKAKTLSLRQNLIKKIENLESLSSLQELDLYDNQIRKLENLSNLKELEMLDVSFNILRKMENLEELTKIKKLFLVHNKVTAISNMDHLTSLEMLELGSNRIRVIENLDALSSLQSLFLGTNKITKLQNLDSLHNLTVLSIQSNRITKIEGLQNLVNLKELYLSHNGIEVIEGLENNKKLTTLDVAANRVKKIENVSHLTELQEFWMNDNQIDNWSDLDELKNAKSLETVYLERNPLQKDPQYRRKIMLALPTVRQIDATFIRF